From the Aphelocoma coerulescens isolate FSJ_1873_10779 chromosome 23, UR_Acoe_1.0, whole genome shotgun sequence genome, the window CAACTTCTACTCTTCCCTCTTCTGTAGCTGCTGGCTTTGGAAGGGGTGAAATAAAGGCTTAAAGGTCCCCCCCACTCTTGCAGGGACGATCCTAACGTTGCTCAGCCCTGCAGGCAGTATTCCTGCAGTGAGGGAAGGGACGGGAAGCACCCACTCCTCTCCCTCCTTGTGGCAGTTCCCTCCCTGCCTCGCTCAGgaagtctttgctctctctctccccagagaTGGAGGATTCCTGCTGGGAATCACAAATACCTTTGGCATAGAGGCAGGGATTAttgttcccactgcagctggaCTTCTCACCAGTCAGGTAACTTGGGGTCAGAAAGCAACAGCAcatccctgggaaaaaaaaaaccaaacctgctCTCAGCAATGGATTCTTTTCTTTGCACTGAATCAAAAATGACACCAAGCCCACCCCCTCTCCTAAAGCAAATGCGTTGTAGCACCTGGCAAAACAGAGCTCTGTACTAttttggggacacagggatgacTCAGAAAGCAGGAAGAGCTCCACATGGGACCCATCTGGACATATTTGGAGATGGGGAGAGGGTCGAGGGAGTGGGGTGAGTGGGAagctctgtgccaggcaggaaACTTCCTGAATTCAGCACAGAAATGCCAAGGTAGGAAATGTCTCTGCAATAAGACGGAGTCTGGCTGTTCTTCCCtgagagggtgggcaggccctggcacagggtgcccagagcagctggggctgcccctggatccctggcagtgcccaaggccaggctggacattggggctggagcagcctgggacagtgggaggtgtccctgccatggcaggggtggcactggatgggctttaaggtccaacccaaaccattccaggactcTCTGACTCTGTGTCCAGAGCTGAGCAAAGCtcttctgctgctggcaggagtcAGGGGCAGAGGGTGGGATGAGTTAATGCCATGAAGTGGGCGGCAGCTCTGGGgcgtaaaagggaaaggtgacaCCACTGAGCTCTGTTCTAAGTCCCCCAGGATCCCCAGAGTGGCTGGAGCAATTCCTTCTTCCTCTCTGCAGCCCTCAACCCCTTCAGCCTCATCTTCCCCACAGCCTTTGGCAGCGGGACCACCCAGGACTCTCTCTGCTGTGGAGAGAGAGCCACGGGCTTGGCAAGGGGcgcagggggatggggagcaccttcagccacctctgtcctgctcCGGGTCTCACTCTGCTCCCCCTGGCCCGGGCTGGCTGCAGTGCCCTGAGCCTCTGCCATGGGAAGGAGCCGTGCAGCATGGACAGATCCCAAATGGGATCCGCGGATTGCTGGCAAGCTGGGAGCCAGCCCAGCCCGCAGCTATTTCCAGCAAAGCTGTTCTTAGATGAAGTAAATCCGTAACGAAGCAGCAATGTTACTTTTTAACCAGAGGCTTTTCACACCCTCTGCGCAGAGACTCCTgacactttttttctctccttaatGAGACAAGCTGATTATTCATTTATCCTTCATCCCTGCTTAGAAGCAACTGGGGCAAAAAATAATTGATGGCATTACAGAGCTTGGGCTGGCAGCCCTGAGCACGGCTCTGGGGAGGCAGGCAAAGGAGATAAACAGGGAAAGCCTTGAGCTGGTGCCATCCTTACTGACTGTGAGCCTCACTGAAGGCATTTTCTGCTCAGGATGTGGCCAATGAAGAGCAGTTTGGACTCCAAAGTGGTGTGGGTTTGGCCTGCCCCCTTGCCAGAGAAGCTGGGAAGCTCTGCTCCCCCCTGACTGCAGCAGGGAATGGGCTGCAGTCCTCCCAAATGGCACAGAAAGAGAACCCAGATTCCAGACAGAGCTCCTGAAACCCACCAACGCTTTCCTGAAAGAGTGAAGTGAAACTGGACTGCGTTCCCAGGTCTGGTTCAAGGAATTTGGGGCAGTGAGGGGGTGAGAGGCTCTGGTACCTACACTCACTGAGAGCAGCTCCAACACCTGGCGCAGCATCTCCCACCAAAGCCGCTGCTGGGGGTTTGAGTTTGGGTGAGAACAGCCAATGAATTAAACTGTATTAAACCACAAGTGCTCTGGGGATCTGCACCTGACTTCCCCTGATCCTCGCTCCAAGGAAGAATGGactttggtttgggtttttgcgAAGTCATGTCCATCCTAAGTCAAGAActcttatttcttctttttctacttttttggTCtcgtgctctgccagtgaggggGTTCGCAAAAGAAACTGGGAGGGAGTGTAGCCGGGACATCTCACCTgcactggccaaagggatatcccACACATGGAAAGTCATTCCCAGGATAGAAACTGGGGCTGATCTGAGTTCGGGAAGGGAGTCTCGCACCAGCCAAAGGGTAGCGAGCATCTGCATTGTGCACCActtgtttgggttgttttttcctctctcagtTAATTACAATTACTATTACAATTTCCCGTTGTTGCTGTATTGGACTCTGTTTTCAATTATGAGCATTAATTGATGGCGGAGCCATGACAGGCCCGCGGTTGCCGTGGCAACGCCGCCCTCCGCCCGCCAGGGGgcgccgccgcgccgcgcccTCCCATAACCCCCCGCGGCCGCGCGCCGCCCGCCTCTTCCCCGCCTCCATCATGGCGGTGAGTGCCGCAGTGGCGGGCCGGGAGCGGGCCGGGCCGTCTCTATCCGCCGCCATCCGCGCTCGGCGGGGCTCGTCCGGGCGCCGCCCATGCGGGCGGGAGCGGGGAAGGCCGGCGGGAGAGCCGCGGGGGCGGGATGGGCGCGGAGGAGCCGGTGGGGCGCTCCGTGGGAGCGGCTGCCGTGACAGGCCGCGGCCCGCCCGGTGGCGGCGGTGCTCGAGAAGGAGCCGTGGCGCCGGCGTTGGGCcccggcggggagcggggcgcGGTGTCCGGCTGCGGGAGCCTTTCTGCGGACCCCTGGCGAACCGTCCTGGGGCTGCCGGGGCGAGCGGCGGGCTGTGGCCCGGGCACCCTCGGTTACCCCCGGTGTGGTCTCTTCGCAGCAAGACCAAGGTGAGAAGGAGAACCCGATGCGGGAGCTGCGGATCCGCAAACTCTGCCTCAACATCTGCGTCGGGGAGAGCGGGGATCGGCTCACCCGCGCTGCCAAAGTGCTGGAGCAGCTTACGGGGCAGACCCCCGTCTTCTCCAAAGGTGAGGGGCTGCGAAGGAGCCCTGGTGGTTTTCCCggttgttttccttcctttccggTGGGTGCAGCGGCAGCGCGGTTCCCGGGAAGGGGCTCCTTGGCAGAGCCGGTGTTGGGAGAGCTGTTGGAGAGTTGGGGGGCTTAAATATTCAGGGGTTGGTGCACGTTTGTGTCATTTCAGTTGTGTCTCCAAACTcgggctgctgctctgccaacaTCCCTAAACAGGGAACGTGGTGCTGCCTCGGTTCTTTCTAATGCCTTTGAATTTATTTGGGCTTCAGAAGCTCAGAACTCTGAATTCCCGGGTGGGAATTCTCTGACTGTCCCCTAAGTGTAACTGTTGCTGCCTACAGCCCGATACACGGTGAGGTCCTTTGGGATCAGGAGAAACGAGAAAATCGCTGTTCACTGCACGGTTCGCGGGGCCAAAGCAGAGGAGATTCTGGAGAAGGGGTTGAAGGTGAGAATTTTGGGCTGGATCTTTGGTTTGGGGAAGAACAGAACTCTTTTTCAGAGTGTGTGCTCCGAAATGTTGCACCTGATCTAGGTACAGGTCAGATACATGGGCAGGAAGGTTCACACTCTTTATCTGTGTGCTGTTTCTTATTTAATAACTAATTGGTGCAGCAGCTGATTTGTTTTGGGGTTCAGTCTTTGCTGCTGGGATTTAGGAGTAAGCTGGGGGAGTAAAATTTTAGAGATAAAGACTCGTTAGCTTGTGAACAAGTTGGGGGTCTGGTAGCAGGAGTTTTAATTCTGCTTCCAGTCAGGAACAAAATAGTGACCAACAACCAACGTTTCAGGTGCGAGAATACGAGTTGAGAAAAAACAACTTCTCAGACACCGGGAACTTTGGCTTTGGAATCCAGGAACACATCGATCTGGGGATTAAATACGATCCCAGTATCGGCATCTACGGCCTGGATTTCTACGTGGTGAGTATTCCCTGTTTCCTGGGCTTGGGGGAAAGCTCCAGAAGGAGCCTAGAACAAGAACTGGCTCCCATGGGCTTCCtgccaagtgctggaagagaGATTTGGATTTTGTTGATGTTTGTCTAATTAGAGATTCCCAGAGCTGCCATAAAACCCCTGATTTATGACAAACCTCACAAAGCCTCTTCAGAAACAAATCCTGTTGCTGTGACTGTGACTCTGGGATAGCACTGAAACagctgggctgggtttggggaaaGAAAGTGCAGCAAGGCATCACTGATGAGGAAATTCCAAGCTTCCCTCCTAGACAGCTGTTTAGTTGAAGAAAACCAGTAAATGCCAGGATGAAGCAGTGCTGTTGGCCTCATCCTGCAGGTGCTGGGCAGGCCGGGCTTCAGCATCGCTGACAAGAAACGCAGGACTGGCAACATCGGGGCCAAGCACAGAattgggaaggaggaagccaTGCGCTGGTTCCAGCAAAAGGTACAGTCCGTCTTTATTGTTGTATCCTGAGAGTTTCCTAGCAAGGATCAGCAAAATGCctcatggaaaagctggagcaaaTCACTGGGCAGGAGGAGATCTTGATGAGTGCTTAAATTGTAGATTTTTACTGTCCCAGAGCAGTAGAAGCTGCTACTACtaagcagaagtgtttgagctGTTTGTGCTTTTTTGGGTGTGCTGAACTGAGAGAGCAGCTCttggcaggagagctggaaggaATTACCAGCTCTTGTGTAAATGGCTCCCGCAGTTTTGGAGGGTTCGTGGTTCATGAGTGACAAGGCAGGGTTAAGATTTGTGGgtctgacacagctccaggctcAGCTGCCACACTTGGAGGATGGAGAGATCCCCAAATAAAACAAGTTCTTGTGCTTATCTCTCCATAAAATGAATAATTGGATAATGAATGGGTGCTGCTGAAAGCTGGGTTGGAAatctcagagctgctggtaGTTTTGAAGAGGTGAAAAGTGTGCACAGTCTGCCTGAGGGCTCTCCACTCTGCCTGGACCTACGTGGGCCATACCCTGTGCAGGGAGGCCTCCAGCCTGATCTTGCTGgattccttttccccccatccTGCCTGGTTGTGCTTAATGTGGCACAGGTACCTTCAGGGCCCAGATTTTGGGACTGGTCAGACCAGCCTGTGGAGCGTGTGGCTGCTTGTTTCAGGgggctgctgagcagagcttaaTGCTTCTCTGAGCACAGCCCCCTTGGACAttgcagcacagcacaaagGTACAGAGGCAGCTGGCTGCAGGAAATCTGCTCGTCCGTGTTAGTGTTGGCTGGTGCCTTGGAATGACTGCTGTGACTCGAGTTTtctgcacagcagcactgcaccTTTACCTGGCGGTGATTTCTCacttggttcttttttttttcttttcccttcacaGTATGATGGCATCATTCTTCCTGGTAAATGAGCAGTTCCTGTTACCAGAAGAGTAAATAAATTTTTCTAACCCCTAACTTGTGTTGTGAGTTTTGTGGGGAAGCTGATGGGAGCGAGGGTCCTTCTCCTCCATTATtatggtttggttttattctttttttttccacatttttttccaatCCATGCTGCAATccagtgctgcaggctgggaagAAAAGCTCTTCTGTCCTGTTTCTGTGTCTGTCCTTTTTCTGTGTCTGTCCCACTTGAGCATTCCCTGCTGAAGCTGTGAGATGGAGACAGCGGCAGCTCAGGGGACAATTTCCTAGCTCCCAAAGTTTGCAGTGACTCCAAACATCGGTGTGCCTCCTTATCCAGCTGCCCCACACTCCCGAGCTCTGtgtccttccctgctgctggcagaaggaGCTCAGCTCTTACGTGCCGGTTGCTGCTGAGGCCACAGAGCTGGACCTGGAGCTCAGGGACCGTGGGAGTGTGATGGTGCAGCACGAGACACCCACGATGGCCTCGGGGAGCTCCTCGTCCTCAGCCCACGCGTTGAGGTGGGGGTCGTAGCACTGCACACATTTCTGATACCTCTTTGCGCTCTCGTTCCAGCCCCCCACCAGGCACAGGCGCCCCTCCAGCAGA encodes:
- the RPL11 gene encoding large ribosomal subunit protein uL5 is translated as MAQDQGEKENPMRELRIRKLCLNICVGESGDRLTRAAKVLEQLTGQTPVFSKARYTVRSFGIRRNEKIAVHCTVRGAKAEEILEKGLKVREYELRKNNFSDTGNFGFGIQEHIDLGIKYDPSIGIYGLDFYVVLGRPGFSIADKKRRTGNIGAKHRIGKEEAMRWFQQKYDGIILPGK